The Budorcas taxicolor isolate Tak-1 chromosome 2, Takin1.1, whole genome shotgun sequence genome window below encodes:
- the VIL1 gene encoding villin-1 yields MTKLSAQVKGSLNITTPGVQIWRIEAMQMVPVPSNSFGSFFDGDCYVILAIHKTGSNLSYDIHYWIGQASSQDEQGAAAIYTTQMDDFLKGRAVQHREVQGNESDTFRGYFKQGIVIRKGGVASGMKQVETNSYDIQRLLHVKGKRNVVAGEVEMSWKSFNRGDVFLLDLGKLIIQWNGPESNRMERLRGMNLAKEIRDQERGGRTYVGVVDGEDEKASPQLMEIMNHVLGQRKELKAAVADTVVEPALKAALKLYHVSDSDGKVVVREIATRPLTQDLLSHEDCYILDQGGLKIYVWKGKNANTQEKKEAMNQALNFIKAKQYPPNTQVELQNDGAESAVFQQLFQKWTVPNRTTGLGKIHTVGSVAKVEQVKFDATSMHVQPQVAAQQKMVDDGSGEVQMWRIENLELVPVDSKWLGHFFGGDCYLLLYTYLIGEKQHYLLYIWQGSQASQDEVTASAYQAVILDQKYNNELVQIRVPMGKEPPHLMSIFKGRMVVYQGGTSRANNVEPVPSTRLFQVRGTSTNNTKAFEVPPRAASLNSNDVFILKTQSCCYLWCGKGCSGDEREMAKMVADTVSRTEKQVVVEGQEPANFWMALGGKAPYASTKRLQEESLVITPRLFECSNQTGRFLATEIPDFNQDDLEEDDVFLLDVWDQVFFWIGKNANEDEKKAAATTVQEYLKTHPSGRDLETPITVVKQGHEPPTFTGWFLAWDPFKWNNSKSYEDLKAELGNSGDWSQITAELTSSKPDVFNANSNLSSGPLPIFPLEQLVNKPIEELPEGVDPSRREEHLSIEDFTRALGMTPSAFSALPRWKQQNLKKEKGLF; encoded by the exons ATGACCAAACTGAGCGCCCAAGTCAAAGGCTCCCTCAACATCACCACGCCCGGGGTGCAGATATGGAGGATCGAG GCCATGCAGATGGTGCCTGTTCCTTCCAACTCCTTCGGCAGCTTCTTTGATGGTGACTGCTATGTAATCCTGGCT ATCCACAAGACAGGCAGCAACCTGTCCTATGACATTCATTACTGGATCGGCCAGGCCTCGTCCCAGGACGAGCAAGGGGCAGCTGCCATCTACACCACACAGATGGATGACTTTCTGAAGGGCCGGGCCGTCCAGCACCGTGAGGTCCAGGGCAACGAGAGTGACACCTTCCGAGGCTACTTCAAGCAGGGCATTGT GATACGGAAAGGGGGCGTGGCTTCTGGCATGAAGCAAGTGGAGACAAACTCCTATGACATCCAGCGGCTGCTCCACGTCAAGGGCAAGAGGAATGTGGTGGCCGGAGAG GTGGAGATGTCCTGGAAGAGTTTCAACCGTGGGGATGTTTTCCTCCTGGACCTTGGGAAGCTCATCATACAGTGGAATGGGCCAGAGAGTAACCGCATGGAGAGACTCAGG GGCATGAACCTGGCCAAGGAGATCCGCGACCAGGAGCGGGGTGGGCGCACCTATGTGGGTGTGGTGGACGGGGAGGATGAGAAGGCCTCACCGCAGCTGATGGAGATCATGAACCACGTGCTGGGCCAGCGGAAGGAGCTGAAGGCCGCCGTGGCCGACACGGTGGTGGAGCCGGCCCTCAAGGCTGCCCTCAAGTTGTACCA TGTGTCTGACTCAGACGGAAAGGTGGTGGTCAGGGAAATCGCCACGCGGCCACTCACACAAGACCTGCTCAGTCACGAG GACTGTTATATCCTGGACCAGGGAGGCCTAAAGATCTATGTGTGGAAGGGCAAGAATGCCAACACCCAGGAGAAGAAGGAAGCCATGAACCAGGCACTG aACTTTATCAAAGCGAAGCAGTACCCACCGAACACACAGGTGGAGCTTCAGAATGATGGGGCCGAGTCAGCTGTCTTTCAGCAGCTCTTCCAGAAGTGGACAGTACCCAACCGGACTACCGGCCTAGGCAAAATCCACACCGTGGGCTCCGTGG CCAAGGTGGAACAGGTGAAGTTTGATGCCACGTCCATGCATGTCCAGCCTCAGGTGGCTGCCCAGCAGAAGATGGTGGACGATGGGAGTGGGGAGGTGCAG ATGTGGCGCATTGAGAACCTAGAGCTGGTGCCTGTGGATTCCAAGTGGCTCGGCCACTTCTTTGGGGGCGACTGCTACCTGCTGCTCTACACCTACCTCATCGGCGAGAAGCAGCACTACTTGCTGTACATCTGGCAG GGCAGCCAGGCCAGTCAGGATGAAGTCACAGCCTCCGCCTATCAAGCCGTCATCCTGGACCAGAAGTACAACAATGAACTGGTCCAGATCCGGGTCCCGATGGGCAAGGAGCCGCCTCACCTCATGTCCATCTTCAAGGGACGCATGGTGGTCTACCAG GGAGGCACATCCCGGGCCAACAACGTGGAGCCTGTGCCCTCCACCCGGCTATTCCAGGTCAGAGGAACCAGCACCAACAACACCAAGGCCTTTGAGGTCCCACCCCGGGCCGCTTCCCTCAACTCCAACGATGTCTTCATCCTCAAGACTCAGTCCTGCTGCTATTTGTGGTGTGGGAAG GGTTGCAGCGGGGATGAGCGGGAGATGGCCAAGATGGTTGCTGACACTGTCTCCCGGACAGAGAAGCAAGTGGTGGTGGAGGGGCAGGAGCCGGCCAACTTCTGGATGGCCCTGGGTGGGAAGGCCCCCTATGCCAGCACCAAGAG GCTGCAGGAGGAAAGCTTGGTCATCACTCCCCGGCTCTTTGAATGTTCCAACCAGACCGGGCGCTTCCTGGCCACAGAGATCCCTGACTTCAATCAGGATGACTTGGAAGAGGATGATGTTTTCCTGCTAGATGTCTGGGACCAG GTCtttttctggattgggaagaatgCCAATGAGGACGAGAAGAAAGCCGCAGCCACCACAGTGCAGGAATATCTCAAGACCCACCCCAGTGGCCGGGACCTTGAGACCCCCATAACTGTGGTGAAGCAAGGGCATGAGCCCCCCACCTTCACAGGCTGGTTCCTGGCTTGGGATCCCTTCAAGTGGAAT AACTCCAAATCCTATGAGGACCTGAAGGCGGAGCTTGGAAACTCTGGGGACTGGAGCCAGATCACTGCT GAGCTCACAAGCTCTAAACCGGATGTGTTCAATGCTAACAGCAACCTCAGCTCCGGACCTCTACCCATCTTTCCCTTGGAGCAGCTGGTGAACAAGCCCATAGAGGAGCTTCCTGAGGGCGTGGATCCCAGCCGAAGGGAG